From Chloroflexota bacterium, the proteins below share one genomic window:
- the rplJ gene encoding 50S ribosomal protein L10, protein MPTDAKRQAIAELTEMLRSSSALAVADYRGLKVSEMQSVRRSLRANGVELHVAKNRLLKIAAVEAGRAELTSLLAGPTAVAASSGDETALAKALQDALRPYSKVVALRGGLLGGVAVDAAVFQQLASLPSRDVLLGRLAGAMASPIAGMAGVLAATLRNLVGVLSAVADQKRASEGGSAA, encoded by the coding sequence ATGCCGACCGATGCGAAACGCCAGGCGATCGCCGAGCTGACGGAGATGCTCCGCTCCAGCTCCGCGCTGGCCGTGGCCGATTACCGGGGCCTCAAGGTCTCCGAGATGCAGTCGGTACGGAGGTCGCTGCGCGCCAATGGCGTGGAGCTGCACGTCGCCAAGAATCGCCTGCTGAAGATCGCCGCCGTGGAGGCGGGCCGCGCCGAGTTGACGTCGTTGCTCGCCGGCCCGACCGCCGTGGCCGCAAGCTCCGGCGACGAGACGGCCCTGGCGAAGGCGTTGCAGGACGCCCTCCGCCCGTATTCCAAGGTGGTCGCCCTGCGGGGTGGCCTGCTGGGCGGAGTGGCGGTCGACGCCGCGGTATTCCAGCAGCTGGCGAGCCTGCCGAGCCGCGACGTGCTGCTCGGCCGCCTGGCCGGAGCCATGGCCTCTCCGATCGCGGGGATGGCCGGGGTCCTGGCCGCAACTCTTCGAAATCTCGTCGGCGTGCTCAGCGCAGTGGCCGACCAGAAGCGAGCAAGCGAGGGCGGCAGCGCCGCCTGA
- a CDS encoding ATP-binding protein has protein sequence MTAPARTTSSPTRGKDAVAPAVLPGIEFHAFLDTFGVAVYTTDADGGITYFNEAAVALWGRRPDLGERWCGSWRLYWPDGRPMAHDECPMAIALTENRPVRGAEAELERLDGTRAVFMAYPTPLHDHGGRTVGAVNVLVDVTERRKAEEALRAAAEALAASNMVKDEFLGLVSHELRTPVTTIFGNAHLLRGRAGLLATEETDSMLTDIADESNRLLGIIENLLLLTRLGSGTPPDQEPQLIAHVTRNAVEGYRQHHPERSISLEVEPGQMVVEADRGHLEMLLDNLLTNATKYSPASTEIEVKVTNDERDACVTVLDRGIGIGDADTSQLFTAFYRTETAKLRTAGLGIGLAVCQRIVDSLGGRIWARPRDGGGTVAGFALPLAVVSPD, from the coding sequence ATGACAGCTCCGGCGCGCACGACGAGCAGTCCCACGCGAGGCAAGGATGCCGTTGCGCCGGCCGTCCTGCCCGGGATCGAGTTCCACGCCTTCCTCGATACCTTCGGGGTAGCCGTCTACACGACCGATGCTGACGGCGGGATCACCTACTTCAACGAGGCGGCCGTGGCACTGTGGGGGCGCCGCCCTGACCTTGGCGAGCGGTGGTGCGGCTCGTGGCGCCTGTACTGGCCCGACGGGCGGCCGATGGCTCACGACGAATGCCCGATGGCCATCGCGCTAACGGAGAACCGGCCGGTCCGCGGTGCGGAGGCTGAGCTCGAGCGTCTCGACGGCACGCGCGCTGTCTTCATGGCCTACCCGACCCCCCTGCACGACCACGGCGGCCGCACGGTCGGCGCCGTGAACGTGCTGGTCGACGTCACCGAGCGGCGGAAGGCCGAGGAGGCGCTGCGGGCCGCGGCCGAGGCGCTCGCCGCGTCGAACATGGTCAAGGACGAGTTCCTGGGCCTGGTGTCGCACGAGCTCCGGACTCCAGTGACTACGATCTTCGGCAACGCGCACCTGCTGCGGGGCAGGGCCGGGCTGCTCGCCACGGAAGAGACGGACTCGATGCTGACCGACATCGCTGACGAGTCCAACCGTCTCCTCGGCATCATCGAGAACCTGCTGCTGCTGACGCGCCTCGGATCCGGGACACCACCGGACCAGGAGCCGCAGCTGATCGCACATGTGACCCGCAATGCGGTGGAGGGCTATCGCCAGCATCACCCTGAGCGCTCCATCTCCCTCGAGGTCGAGCCGGGTCAGATGGTGGTCGAGGCCGATCGGGGCCACCTGGAGATGCTCCTCGACAATCTCCTGACCAACGCGACCAAGTACAGTCCCGCGTCGACCGAGATCGAGGTCAAGGTCACCAATGACGAGCGCGACGCATGCGTGACCGTCCTCGATCGAGGGATCGGCATCGGTGACGCCGACACAAGCCAGCTCTTCACGGCCTTCTACCGGACCGAGACCGCCAAGCTGCGGACAGCCGGCCTCGGCATCGGCCTCGCCGTCTGCCAGCGCATCGTCGACTCGCTGGGCGGCCGAATCTGGGCTCGCCCCCGGGATGGTGGCGGGACCGTGGCTGGATTCGCGCTCCCCCTCGCCGTGGTCTCGCCGGACTGA
- the secE gene encoding preprotein translocase subunit SecE gives MFRGIRQYLSEAWSELKKVAWPTRQTVVNLTLIVVAVSIAVGAYVAVLDTAFHALVDQVL, from the coding sequence GTGTTTCGCGGCATTCGCCAGTACCTCTCCGAGGCCTGGTCCGAGTTGAAGAAGGTCGCCTGGCCCACGCGCCAGACGGTCGTCAACCTCACGCTCATCGTGGTCGCCGTGTCGATCGCGGTCGGGGCCTACGTGGCGGTGCTCGACACCGCCTTCCATGCCCTCGTTGACCAGGTGCTGTGA
- a CDS encoding response regulator transcription factor, translating to MNNQPLVLVADDEPRITKLVAISLSDEGFRVVTAGGGEEALRKAEEMRPDIVLLDVVMPDLDGIEVMRQLREWRPVPVILLTAKGSTSDKAKGLDLGADDYIAKPFHPDELAARVRAVLRRAAGIAPSGGLLHIGDVEIDLERRMMTRNGQLVQLSRTEWLLLQHLAANAGKVVLHTELLTKVWGPEYRDDLQYLRVWISRVRRKLGALPGEPGPITTFQGIGYVLNVDETPPLELPLDGAEVGDARPASGHAS from the coding sequence ATGAACAACCAGCCACTCGTGCTCGTCGCGGATGACGAGCCCCGCATCACCAAGCTGGTCGCCATCAGCCTGAGCGATGAGGGCTTCCGCGTCGTCACCGCCGGCGGCGGGGAGGAGGCCCTGCGCAAGGCCGAGGAGATGCGTCCCGACATCGTCCTGCTTGACGTGGTGATGCCGGACCTGGACGGCATCGAAGTGATGCGTCAGCTGCGCGAATGGCGGCCGGTGCCCGTCATCCTGCTCACCGCCAAGGGCTCGACCTCCGACAAGGCGAAGGGCCTGGACCTGGGTGCGGACGACTACATCGCCAAGCCCTTCCATCCGGACGAGCTCGCCGCGCGGGTTCGAGCCGTGCTGCGCCGCGCCGCGGGCATCGCACCATCTGGCGGGCTCCTCCACATCGGCGACGTCGAGATCGACCTAGAGCGGCGAATGATGACCCGCAACGGCCAGCTCGTGCAGCTGAGCAGGACGGAGTGGTTGCTCCTGCAGCACCTCGCCGCGAACGCAGGCAAGGTCGTCCTGCATACGGAGCTGCTGACTAAGGTGTGGGGTCCCGAATACCGCGACGACCTCCAGTACCTGCGGGTCTGGATCAGTCGCGTGCGTCGCAAGCTCGGCGCCCTGCCGGGCGAGCCCGGCCCGATCACCACCTTTCAGGGCATCGGCTACGTCCTGAACGTGGACGAGACCCCGCCACTCGAGCTGCCGCTCGACGGCGCGGAGGTCGGCGACGCCCGACCGGCAAGCGGTCATGCCTCCTGA
- the nusG gene encoding transcription termination/antitermination protein NusG encodes MKDEQTTEQATETEARNEARQAARLSREAPQPDDPYAAERTTKQWYVIHTYSGYENKVKANLEHRIESMGVEDQIFQVLVPMEEEIEIKNGQRQTVNKKVFPGYVLVEMVMTDESWYVVRNTPGVTSFVGSGNRPTPLMEGEVKKILKQMGVEAPKFKLQFTKGQSVRVKDGPFAEFIGTVDEVNPERNKVKVLVSIFGRETPVELDFLQIDKL; translated from the coding sequence ATGAAGGACGAGCAGACCACCGAGCAGGCGACCGAGACCGAGGCGCGCAACGAGGCGCGCCAGGCGGCACGCCTGTCGCGTGAGGCGCCCCAGCCGGACGATCCGTATGCCGCCGAGCGGACCACCAAGCAGTGGTACGTGATCCACACCTACTCCGGCTACGAGAACAAGGTCAAGGCCAACCTCGAGCACCGCATCGAGTCGATGGGCGTGGAGGATCAGATCTTCCAGGTGCTGGTGCCGATGGAGGAGGAGATCGAGATCAAGAACGGCCAGCGCCAGACCGTCAACAAGAAGGTCTTCCCCGGGTACGTGCTGGTCGAGATGGTCATGACCGATGAGTCCTGGTACGTCGTGCGCAACACGCCCGGCGTGACCAGCTTCGTCGGATCCGGCAACCGACCCACCCCGCTGATGGAGGGCGAGGTCAAGAAGATCCTCAAGCAGATGGGGGTCGAGGCGCCCAAGTTCAAGCTCCAGTTCACGAAGGGCCAGAGCGTGCGCGTCAAGGATGGCCCCTTCGCCGAGTTCATCGGCACCGTCGACGAGGTCAATCCGGAGCGCAACAAGGTCAAGGTGCTGGTCAGCATCTTCGGCCGCGAGACGCCGGTCGAGCTCGACTTCCTGCAAATCGACAAGCTCTAG
- a CDS encoding histone H1, whose translation MKKQKMPRDVNQRAKATLDLFTGERQSEPERVKDPAAVELGRRGGLIGGKKRAEKLTPERRKEIAKQAAAARWSPRTNS comes from the coding sequence GTGAAGAAACAGAAGATGCCGCGCGACGTGAACCAGCGAGCCAAGGCGACCTTGGACTTGTTCACGGGTGAGCGGCAATCCGAACCTGAGCGGGTGAAAGACCCTGCTGCCGTCGAGCTAGGAAGGCGCGGCGGGCTGATCGGCGGCAAGAAGCGCGCTGAGAAGTTGACTCCCGAGCGACGCAAGGAGATTGCCAAGCAAGCCGCTGCTGCGCGGTGGAGTCCGCGAACGAACTCCTAG
- a CDS encoding IS1 family transposase, which produces MNRLSCTERAQIIRTLVEGNSIRSTSRMTGFAQNTIMKLLVELGDAATEYQSGTLRNLNSTHIECDEIWAFCHAKQKNVPEQYAGKVGYGDVWTWTAIDADTKLIPAWLVGTREADDAYAFIADLGSRLANRVQLTTDGHLGYLTAIEREFGRNVDYAMLIKTYGSDGRDDAPQARKYSPQVVTSQEVRVIQGSPDPDRISTSYIERSNLTLRMSSRRFTRLTNAFSKKLRNHAAAVALHHMHYNFARPHRSLANPYPQTPAMAAGISNHIWTCEEIAALLD; this is translated from the coding sequence ATGAACAGGTTGAGCTGCACCGAACGAGCGCAGATCATCCGCACGCTGGTTGAGGGAAACTCCATCCGCTCCACCAGCCGCATGACCGGGTTCGCGCAGAACACGATCATGAAGCTGCTGGTCGAGCTTGGCGACGCAGCCACCGAGTACCAGAGCGGGACGCTCCGCAACCTGAACTCGACGCACATCGAGTGCGACGAGATTTGGGCCTTCTGCCATGCCAAGCAGAAGAACGTCCCCGAGCAGTATGCCGGGAAGGTCGGCTACGGCGACGTGTGGACCTGGACCGCCATTGATGCAGACACGAAGCTCATCCCAGCGTGGCTGGTGGGAACCCGCGAGGCCGACGACGCCTATGCCTTCATCGCCGACCTTGGCTCCCGGCTCGCGAACCGGGTGCAGTTGACGACCGATGGACACCTTGGCTACCTGACCGCGATCGAGCGTGAGTTTGGGCGGAACGTTGACTACGCCATGCTCATTAAGACCTACGGCTCCGACGGCCGCGACGACGCCCCGCAAGCCCGCAAGTACAGCCCGCAGGTCGTCACCAGCCAAGAGGTCCGGGTGATCCAAGGCTCCCCGGACCCGGACCGCATCAGCACCAGCTACATCGAGCGGTCGAACCTGACCCTGCGGATGAGCAGTCGCCGCTTCACCCGCCTCACGAACGCCTTCTCAAAGAAGCTCCGCAATCACGCGGCGGCGGTGGCGCTGCACCACATGCACTACAACTTCGCCCGACCTCATCGATCGCTTGCGAACCCCTATCCTCAGACCCCCGCGATGGCGGCGGGGATCAGCAATCACATCTGGACCTGTGAGGAGATCGCAGCGCTGCTCGACTAG
- a CDS encoding aquaporin, with translation MIRDRTAAALVAEAFGTFLFFFVGAGSVVLGDYLAANGGSGPGLLGVALAHGLALAVLVSALGAVSGGHFNPAVTLGVWIMGRITPTRAALYVVAQLVGALAAGLALKVVFADSWQASNIGAPALGAGITPVLGIGIEAVLSALLVLVVIGTAVDPRGPKIGGLAIGLAVAADILVGGPLTGAAMNPARWFGPAVAAGAYADWYVWWIGPAIGAAAAALIYRTTLAEAT, from the coding sequence ATGATCCGGGATCGCACCGCGGCGGCGCTCGTGGCCGAGGCCTTTGGAACGTTCCTCTTCTTCTTCGTGGGCGCGGGCTCCGTGGTGCTCGGCGACTACCTCGCCGCCAACGGCGGGAGCGGCCCGGGCCTCCTGGGCGTCGCCCTGGCCCACGGGCTTGCCCTCGCCGTCCTGGTCTCGGCGCTGGGGGCGGTCTCCGGCGGCCATTTCAACCCCGCGGTCACGCTCGGCGTGTGGATCATGGGCAGGATCACGCCAACGCGCGCGGCCCTCTACGTGGTAGCGCAGCTGGTCGGCGCGCTCGCCGCCGGCCTGGCGCTGAAGGTGGTCTTCGCCGATTCCTGGCAGGCCTCGAACATCGGCGCTCCGGCGCTCGGTGCCGGAATCACGCCGGTCCTGGGGATCGGCATCGAGGCAGTGCTCTCCGCGCTCCTGGTCCTGGTCGTCATCGGGACCGCCGTCGACCCGCGCGGACCGAAGATCGGCGGCCTGGCGATCGGGCTCGCGGTCGCGGCGGACATCCTGGTCGGCGGCCCGTTGACCGGCGCGGCGATGAATCCGGCGCGCTGGTTCGGCCCCGCCGTCGCCGCAGGCGCCTACGCAGATTGGTACGTGTGGTGGATCGGCCCGGCCATCGGTGCCGCTGCTGCCGCGCTGATTTACCGGACCACCCTGGCGGAGGCCACCTAG
- a CDS encoding DUF5343 domain-containing protein, translated as MIDREQLVTNDNHRPYAAAANVVGVIERIRRINLPEAIDPEFLDVARITGASRGRVLDALRFLGLIHPNGEPTDALEAIAAATDEEWRELLAARIRDAYSADLSRIDPAQDTQATIISQFRRYQPRSQSERMVMLFLGLCRAAGMPVLEAPRQRAMRANGSPGRQVGGRQVRLRGSTGTTHTKRSAELGADSGDSLVFDLTQLDLIEDEDEYQKAWDAIGQARRIIGRARRAASRPASEADASGEAD; from the coding sequence ATGATCGACCGCGAACAACTTGTCACCAACGATAATCACCGTCCCTACGCGGCTGCTGCGAACGTAGTCGGCGTCATCGAGCGTATCCGGCGTATCAATCTGCCGGAGGCCATTGACCCCGAATTCCTGGATGTCGCCAGAATCACTGGTGCCAGTCGGGGTCGAGTGCTGGATGCCCTTCGCTTTCTCGGATTGATTCACCCGAATGGCGAACCGACCGACGCTCTTGAGGCCATCGCCGCTGCGACGGACGAGGAATGGCGAGAACTGCTCGCGGCAAGGATTCGCGATGCATACAGCGCCGATCTCAGCCGGATTGACCCAGCCCAAGACACCCAAGCCACCATCATTTCGCAATTCCGCCGATACCAGCCACGTTCGCAATCCGAGCGGATGGTGATGCTGTTCCTCGGTCTGTGTCGCGCAGCCGGAATGCCGGTCTTAGAGGCTCCGCGCCAGCGTGCCATGCGGGCAAATGGGTCCCCTGGGCGACAGGTCGGGGGCCGGCAGGTCCGCCTTCGCGGATCAACCGGGACGACTCACACGAAGCGTTCAGCCGAGCTGGGCGCGGACTCGGGAGACAGCTTGGTATTCGACCTCACCCAACTCGACTTGATCGAGGACGAGGACGAGTACCAGAAGGCGTGGGATGCCATCGGCCAGGCCCGGCGCATCATCGGGCGGGCGCGTCGCGCTGCGTCTAGACCAGCGTCTGAGGCCGACGCTTCGGGGGAAGCGGACTAG
- a CDS encoding YggT family protein has translation MVDEERVVEQQSVTTPPAQPAPPADTAASPEPVRYPNATVTQGSVVTETVRRSPSGAETARRVVVFVFGIIQALIVIRIVLLLADANQENQLVSFIYDLSAFFVGPFEGILNTNAVRSGASVFDIAALVALIGWTVLEVLIIAGIGIARREP, from the coding sequence ATGGTGGACGAAGAGCGCGTGGTCGAGCAACAGAGCGTGACCACACCACCAGCCCAACCAGCCCCACCAGCGGATACCGCCGCATCTCCCGAACCGGTGCGCTATCCGAATGCGACCGTCACCCAGGGATCGGTTGTCACCGAGACGGTCCGTCGTTCGCCCAGTGGAGCCGAGACCGCCCGACGCGTCGTCGTCTTCGTCTTCGGGATCATCCAGGCCCTGATCGTGATCCGGATCGTCCTGCTGTTGGCCGATGCCAACCAGGAGAACCAGCTCGTGAGCTTCATCTATGACCTCAGCGCATTCTTCGTCGGCCCGTTCGAGGGGATCCTGAATACGAACGCCGTGCGATCCGGCGCATCGGTCTTCGACATTGCGGCCCTCGTGGCGCTCATTGGCTGGACAGTCCTCGAAGTCCTGATCATCGCCGGGATCGGGATCGCGCGACGCGAGCCGTAG
- the rplL gene encoding 50S ribosomal protein L7/L12 — translation MATKTTSKDQILEAIDGMTVLELSELVKAFEERYGVTAAAPVAAAAAPAAGGDGAGAPAVAEEQTEFDAVLTEVGPNKILVIKAVRELTGLGLKEAKDLVDAAPKAVKEGVAKEEAEAVKEKLAEAGAAVEVR, via the coding sequence ATGGCTACCAAGACGACGAGCAAGGACCAGATCCTCGAGGCGATCGACGGCATGACCGTTCTGGAGCTTTCAGAGCTGGTCAAGGCATTCGAGGAGCGCTACGGCGTGACCGCGGCTGCCCCGGTGGCAGCGGCTGCGGCACCGGCCGCGGGCGGAGACGGGGCCGGCGCGCCGGCAGTCGCGGAGGAGCAGACCGAGTTCGACGCGGTGCTGACCGAGGTCGGCCCGAACAAGATCCTGGTCATCAAGGCAGTTCGCGAGCTGACCGGCCTCGGCCTCAAGGAGGCCAAGGACCTGGTCGACGCCGCGCCGAAGGCCGTCAAGGAGGGGGTTGCCAAGGAGGAGGCCGAGGCGGTCAAGGAGAAGCTCGCCGAGGCCGGCGCCGCGGTTGAGGTCCGCTAG
- the rplK gene encoding 50S ribosomal protein L11: MAKKIRAILKIQAPAGRATAAAPVGPALGQHGINIMEFIKAFNERTASQSGYVVPAEITVFEDRSFTFVTKAPLAAALLKRAAGVESGSAEPNRTKVGMVSQRQLREIAETKMADLNANDVEHAMRIVAGTARSMGIEVTD, encoded by the coding sequence ATGGCCAAGAAGATTCGCGCCATTCTCAAGATCCAGGCCCCTGCCGGCCGTGCCACCGCAGCGGCCCCGGTTGGGCCGGCGCTCGGTCAGCACGGCATCAACATCATGGAGTTCATCAAGGCCTTCAACGAGCGCACGGCCAGCCAGTCGGGCTACGTCGTGCCGGCCGAGATCACGGTCTTCGAGGACCGATCCTTCACCTTTGTCACCAAGGCGCCGCTGGCGGCAGCACTCCTCAAGCGCGCGGCCGGGGTCGAGAGCGGCTCGGCCGAGCCGAACCGCACCAAGGTCGGCATGGTCTCGCAGCGCCAGCTGCGCGAGATCGCCGAGACCAAGATGGCCGACCTGAACGCCAACGACGTCGAGCACGCCATGCGAATCGTGGCTGGCACGGCGCGCAGCATGGGCATCGAGGTGACCGACTGA
- the rplA gene encoding 50S ribosomal protein L1 gives MMPHGKKYIDAAKLVEPDRRYLIGEACELLPRVSIAKFDATVELHLRLGIDPRHADQLVRGTVVLPHGTGRSTRVIVFAQGEKAQDALRAGADEVGGDDLVKKIDDGWFEFDVAIATPDMMGTVGRLGKKLGPRGLMPNPKAGTVTFDIERAVSEIKSGRIEFKVDRAGIVHAPVGKASFTPDQLSANIATLVDAVQRAKPSGAKGTYMRTLTVAPTMGPGLRIDIPSALAAASA, from the coding sequence CTGATGCCGCACGGCAAGAAGTACATCGACGCGGCCAAGCTGGTCGAGCCCGATCGTCGCTACCTGATCGGTGAGGCCTGCGAGCTGCTGCCGCGGGTCTCAATCGCGAAGTTCGACGCCACGGTGGAGCTGCATCTGCGGCTCGGCATCGATCCCCGCCACGCCGACCAGCTGGTGCGGGGCACCGTCGTCCTGCCGCATGGCACCGGTCGCAGCACCCGCGTGATCGTCTTCGCCCAGGGCGAGAAGGCGCAGGATGCCCTCCGCGCCGGAGCCGATGAGGTGGGCGGCGATGACCTCGTCAAGAAGATCGACGACGGCTGGTTCGAATTCGACGTGGCGATCGCGACGCCCGACATGATGGGAACGGTCGGCCGGCTGGGCAAGAAGCTCGGGCCGCGCGGCCTGATGCCGAATCCGAAGGCAGGCACGGTCACCTTCGACATCGAGCGGGCGGTAAGCGAGATCAAGTCCGGCCGGATCGAGTTCAAGGTCGACCGCGCCGGGATCGTGCATGCTCCGGTCGGGAAGGCCAGCTTCACGCCTGACCAGCTGTCGGCCAACATTGCGACGCTCGTGGACGCCGTACAACGGGCGAAGCCAAGCGGCGCCAAGGGCACCTACATGCGGACGCTGACGGTTGCCCCTACCATGGGCCCCGGATTGCGAATCGACATCCCGTCCGCGCTGGCGGCGGCCAGCGCCTAG